A stretch of Candidatus Sulfotelmatobacter sp. DNA encodes these proteins:
- a CDS encoding amidohydrolase family protein translates to MKRSLSRGFTVAAATALVIGVTGGLSLAQKSATGTSGYLYNDSHFHLTNYIQEGIDVHQFLKIMGDKVGRSTLFGIPLQQQWSYRISGDKAPTYYLDTDARLYYYSFTDAYIAMQYRSLSKAEQARFDPMITGFNPTDMYAADHIRRVMLTFPGVFEGIGEFTIHKEFVSSKVAGDVASLTDPALDRILDFAAEVGLVVLIHNDVDRPFAHKGDQPVFLEQFKALLRRHPNNSIIWAHLGLGRVIQPVEHHALMLEDILEDPVCSHVSFDISWDEVAKYIVSSPEATKRAADLITRFPDRFLFGTDTVAPKDTTAYYSVYHMYQPLWDALPKDVLEKLLKRNYERVFDEGRRNARAWEKAQLAKR, encoded by the coding sequence ATGAAACGCTCCCTTTCTCGCGGTTTCACGGTGGCAGCCGCGACCGCGCTGGTGATCGGGGTGACCGGCGGGCTCTCGCTTGCCCAGAAATCCGCGACCGGCACGAGCGGCTATCTCTACAACGACAGCCACTTTCACCTCACCAACTACATCCAGGAAGGCATCGACGTTCACCAGTTCCTGAAGATCATGGGCGACAAGGTGGGGCGCTCGACGCTGTTCGGGATCCCGCTCCAGCAGCAGTGGTCGTACCGGATCTCGGGCGACAAGGCGCCGACCTACTACCTCGATACCGATGCACGCCTCTACTACTACTCCTTCACGGACGCCTACATCGCGATGCAGTATCGCTCGCTTTCCAAGGCCGAGCAGGCGCGTTTCGACCCGATGATCACCGGTTTCAACCCTACCGACATGTATGCCGCCGACCACATACGCCGGGTGATGCTCACCTTTCCGGGCGTATTCGAAGGGATCGGCGAGTTCACGATCCACAAGGAGTTCGTCTCGTCGAAGGTCGCCGGCGACGTGGCCAGCCTCACCGACCCGGCGCTCGACCGAATCCTCGATTTCGCCGCCGAGGTCGGGCTGGTGGTGTTGATCCACAACGACGTCGACCGCCCGTTCGCGCACAAGGGCGACCAGCCGGTATTCCTCGAGCAGTTCAAGGCGCTGCTGCGGCGCCACCCGAACAACTCGATCATTTGGGCGCACCTCGGGCTCGGCCGTGTGATTCAGCCGGTCGAGCATCACGCGCTCATGCTCGAGGACATCCTCGAGGACCCGGTCTGCAGCCACGTCAGCTTCGACATCTCGTGGGACGAGGTGGCGAAGTACATTGTCTCGAGCCCGGAAGCCACGAAGCGCGCCGCGGACCTCATCACCCGGTTCCCCGATCGGTTCCTGTTCGGCACCGACACCGTGGCGCCCAAGGACACCACCGCCTACTACAGCGTCTACCACATGTACCAGCCGCTCTGGGACGCGCTGCCCAAGGATGTCCTGGAGAAATTGCTCAAGCGCAATTACGAGCGGGTCTTCGATGAGGGCAGACGAAACGCCCGCGCCTGGGAAAAGGCGCAGCTGGCGAAGCGATAG